One genomic window of Terriglobales bacterium includes the following:
- a CDS encoding NAD(P)H-quinone oxidoreductase codes for MPNSSETMMAVVIQHAGGPEVLRLTSVEKPSCGPSDVLVRVRASALNRADILQRKGKYPAPPGSPRDIPGMEFAGEVEGTGSAVQLWHAGDRVMGLVGGGAYAEYIAVHERTVMRIPAKLDFKQAAAIPEAFITAHDALWVQAAVRPSDRVLIHAVGSGVGLAAIQLARAINAIPLGTARTPDKLQRAKQYSLAAGFLVSSAPTPEDAKTWSADGAFDVVLDLVGGAYTNASLHALAHRGRIMLIGTMGGAKIELDSSIALGKRAQLIGTVLRARPLEEKIAATRRFASEVIPLFANGTLRAVIDSSFDLRDARAAHERMESNQSFGKIVLCIGN; via the coding sequence ATGCCGAACAGCTCGGAAACCATGATGGCCGTAGTGATCCAGCACGCTGGCGGTCCCGAGGTGCTTCGCCTCACGTCAGTAGAGAAACCCTCCTGTGGTCCATCTGATGTGCTTGTTCGGGTACGAGCCTCCGCCTTGAATCGTGCCGACATCCTGCAACGGAAGGGCAAGTACCCCGCGCCTCCAGGATCACCTCGTGATATTCCCGGAATGGAATTTGCAGGCGAGGTCGAGGGTACGGGCTCCGCCGTCCAGCTTTGGCATGCGGGAGACCGCGTGATGGGCCTCGTCGGCGGCGGTGCGTACGCGGAGTACATTGCCGTTCACGAACGTACCGTGATGAGAATCCCCGCGAAGCTTGACTTTAAGCAGGCGGCGGCGATTCCTGAAGCTTTCATTACTGCCCACGATGCGCTCTGGGTGCAGGCTGCCGTCCGGCCCAGCGATCGCGTACTCATTCACGCCGTTGGCAGCGGCGTCGGTTTGGCTGCCATTCAACTCGCGCGAGCCATAAACGCGATCCCGCTTGGAACGGCCCGAACGCCGGATAAGCTGCAGCGGGCGAAGCAGTATAGTCTTGCAGCAGGCTTCCTGGTCTCGTCGGCACCAACTCCTGAGGACGCGAAGACCTGGTCTGCCGATGGCGCGTTCGATGTCGTCCTCGATTTAGTGGGAGGAGCCTACACGAACGCGAGCCTGCATGCGCTCGCGCATCGCGGACGCATCATGCTGATCGGCACCATGGGAGGAGCGAAGATCGAGCTGGATTCGTCAATCGCGCTGGGAAAACGCGCGCAACTGATCGGCACCGTGTTGCGTGCCAGACCTCTGGAGGAAAAAATTGCTGCCACGCGCCGCTTCGCCTCGGAGGTGATTCCACTCTTTGCCAATGGCACGTTGCGCGCAGTAATCGATAGCAGCTTCGACCTGCGGGATGCCCGCGCCGCTCACGAGCGCATGGAATCGAACCAGAGTTTCGGCAAAATAGTTCTTTGCATCGGCAACTAA
- a CDS encoding DinB family protein, whose amino-acid sequence MRDTTRMTFASISSDLLQTVRIAEPMLHEIGNADATFRPAPNKWSKKEILAHLIDSASNNHQRFVRAASQESLEFPGYDQEKLIALQNPNGASWELVIELWSAYNRYLAHVLQQLRESSAQVQCSIGGRQPVTLLWLAGDYVEHLKHHLNQVLGNKFQTGWSLAASM is encoded by the coding sequence ATGCGCGATACTACTCGGATGACTTTCGCGTCGATTTCCTCGGACTTACTTCAAACTGTGCGCATTGCTGAACCGATGTTGCACGAGATCGGGAACGCCGATGCAACGTTTCGTCCAGCACCAAACAAGTGGAGCAAGAAGGAGATCCTTGCTCACTTGATCGATTCTGCGTCGAACAATCATCAGCGATTTGTGCGTGCCGCTTCGCAAGAAAGTCTTGAATTTCCCGGATACGATCAGGAAAAACTCATCGCGCTACAGAATCCAAACGGCGCAAGCTGGGAGCTGGTGATCGAACTCTGGTCAGCCTACAACCGATACCTCGCGCATGTCCTGCAGCAGCTTCGGGAATCCTCTGCGCAGGTTCAATGCAGCATCGGCGGTCGTCAGCCCGTGACGCTCCTCTGGCTCGCAGGAGATTACGTGGAGCATCTCAAGCATCATCTGAACCAGGTTCTCGGGAACAAGTTCCAGACCGGCTGGAGCCTGGCCGCGAGCATGTGA
- a CDS encoding glycoside hydrolase family 127 protein produces the protein MADGVSRRQFLASAISVAAASSLAGASTFPLNTAYSQQSGIEVPLQASDWKSQAIENLAKSPHAKLRQVPIRAVTVNDGFWGKRREVNVAKSIPSMHDLLEANGRMNNFRRLEGKSSAAQTGPVYSDSDVYKWTEAVGFALQSGDLPQLRETTEKIIDDIVAAQEPSGYLNTYYVQDRVALRMTPQTQSTGHELYCIGHLLQGAIAYYRATGERKLLDAGIRFVNDFLIPNYGPAPKKPIISGHPEIEMSLIELYRITGDKRQLDLAGYILQGDSRAEFPERRTIYMFSGTPFTERTKLEGHAVRAMYACCGATDYYMETGDVSYWRTLNTLWNDMVSTKMYVSGGVGSRAEGEAFGDAYELPNFRAYGESCAAIGNMMWNWRMLSATGDAKFADVIERALYNGINSGMSLNGTLYCYRNPLAFDPSTGDKIRNPWYDTTCCPPNLERILASLPGYFYSTSSDGLYVHLYDNSELKWRLEDGTGIQLTQKTDYPWQGVVDISLTPAEPVQFTLYMRIPGWADSADVSVNGKKISGATPGHYLPIRRQWSSGDAIRLQLDMRPQMLQANSRIAEDSGRVAVQRGPIVYCMEQLDQPAGTALPDVALEAGKQADSGFTSEYKPDLLDGIVVLHHDGVVEQNSSAQPLYSRYEARSQKTRPVSLTLIPYYAWANRQPSAMQVWMPVLRS, from the coding sequence ATGGCTGATGGCGTCTCCCGCAGGCAGTTTCTTGCGTCCGCAATCTCGGTGGCGGCCGCTTCTTCGCTGGCAGGCGCGAGTACATTTCCGCTAAATACTGCCTATTCGCAGCAGTCCGGAATCGAAGTGCCGTTGCAGGCCTCCGACTGGAAAAGCCAAGCGATCGAGAACCTGGCTAAGTCTCCCCATGCGAAGCTGCGGCAAGTCCCAATTCGGGCAGTGACAGTCAACGATGGCTTCTGGGGGAAGCGGCGGGAAGTGAACGTTGCAAAGAGTATTCCTTCGATGCACGACTTGCTCGAAGCCAATGGAAGGATGAACAACTTTCGCCGGCTCGAAGGCAAGAGTTCTGCTGCGCAGACTGGACCTGTGTATTCCGACTCTGACGTGTACAAGTGGACGGAAGCCGTTGGCTTTGCTTTGCAATCAGGCGATCTGCCCCAGCTCCGCGAAACGACGGAGAAGATCATCGACGATATCGTGGCCGCTCAGGAGCCGAGCGGATATCTCAACACCTACTACGTCCAGGATCGCGTAGCCTTGCGAATGACTCCGCAAACTCAGTCTACCGGGCACGAGCTGTATTGCATCGGCCACCTGCTGCAAGGCGCGATCGCCTACTATCGCGCAACGGGCGAGCGCAAGCTGCTCGATGCCGGCATTCGTTTCGTAAACGATTTCCTGATTCCGAACTACGGTCCCGCGCCGAAGAAGCCGATCATCTCCGGCCATCCGGAGATTGAGATGTCGTTAATCGAGCTTTATCGAATCACCGGCGACAAGCGCCAGCTGGATCTCGCGGGGTACATCCTGCAAGGCGATTCGCGCGCAGAGTTCCCCGAGCGCCGCACGATTTACATGTTCAGCGGCACTCCGTTTACCGAGCGCACCAAGCTTGAGGGTCACGCGGTCCGCGCAATGTACGCCTGCTGCGGCGCGACCGACTATTACATGGAGACCGGCGACGTTTCCTACTGGCGCACCCTGAATACCCTATGGAATGACATGGTGAGCACCAAAATGTATGTGAGCGGTGGGGTAGGCTCGCGGGCAGAGGGCGAGGCCTTCGGCGATGCCTACGAACTGCCCAACTTCCGCGCCTACGGAGAAAGCTGTGCCGCCATCGGCAACATGATGTGGAACTGGCGCATGCTTTCGGCCACAGGTGACGCGAAGTTTGCGGATGTAATCGAACGTGCTCTGTATAACGGTATCAATTCGGGAATGTCGTTGAATGGGACTCTCTATTGCTATCGCAATCCGCTGGCGTTCGATCCGTCGACAGGCGACAAGATCCGCAATCCCTGGTACGACACCACCTGCTGCCCGCCGAATCTGGAGCGCATACTCGCCTCGCTTCCGGGATACTTTTACAGCACCAGCAGCGATGGCCTGTATGTGCATCTATACGACAATTCCGAACTCAAATGGCGCCTGGAGGATGGAACCGGCATTCAGCTCACGCAGAAAACCGATTATCCCTGGCAGGGCGTGGTCGATATCTCTCTGACGCCCGCAGAACCTGTGCAATTCACGTTGTACATGCGCATTCCCGGCTGGGCGGACAGCGCCGATGTCAGCGTGAACGGAAAGAAAATCAGTGGGGCAACCCCGGGACACTATCTTCCGATTCGTCGGCAATGGTCGTCAGGCGATGCGATTCGATTGCAGTTGGACATGAGGCCGCAAATGCTTCAAGCCAACTCGCGAATAGCCGAAGACAGTGGACGGGTTGCGGTCCAACGCGGTCCTATCGTTTATTGCATGGAACAGCTCGATCAGCCCGCCGGAACCGCGCTGCCGGACGTGGCTCTCGAAGCAGGCAAACAGGCCGACTCTGGATTCACGAGCGAATATAAACCAGATCTTCTCGACGGGATTGTTGTGTTGCATCACGACGGAGTCGTAGAACAAAACTCCTCCGCGCAGCCTCTCTATTCCCGATATGAAGCTCGCTCGCAGAAGACGCGCCCGGTTTCACTGACTCTGATTCCCTACTACGCCTGGGCAAATCGCCAACCCTCCGCGATGCAGGTGTGGATGCCAGTTTTGAGAAGCTAA
- the fdhD gene encoding formate dehydrogenase accessory sulfurtransferase FdhD: MRSQSKAQSKPSIALTSVDQWEDGAVSHAQDYLAVEEPLEIRIGNTPISVTMRTPGHDLELTAGFLFTEAIISTRAELSALESTNPNTVAAVIAGGRSPEADLQRNFFAASSCGICGKATIESVRVRGIKPVNSAFHIDPDVLCSLPQRLRESQAVFGRTGGLHAAAAFDAAGQMLVLREDIGRHNAVDKVIGWALLNDRIPLSHFVLMVSGRGGFEISQKALAAGIPVLASVSAPSSLAVQIAREFGMTMIGFLRGRRFVVYSAPLRVSGKGEHEGHEG; encoded by the coding sequence GTGCGTTCGCAATCGAAGGCGCAATCCAAACCAAGCATCGCGCTGACGTCGGTCGATCAGTGGGAGGACGGGGCCGTCTCCCACGCTCAAGACTATCTTGCCGTAGAAGAACCGCTTGAAATCCGAATTGGGAATACTCCCATCAGCGTGACCATGCGCACCCCGGGCCATGACCTGGAGCTGACCGCAGGCTTCCTATTTACTGAAGCAATTATTTCCACCCGCGCGGAACTGAGCGCGCTCGAATCGACCAACCCGAACACCGTAGCTGCCGTGATTGCCGGCGGCAGGAGTCCTGAGGCCGATCTGCAACGCAATTTTTTCGCCGCCTCAAGTTGCGGCATCTGCGGCAAAGCGACGATCGAGTCGGTCCGCGTGCGCGGTATCAAGCCGGTGAATTCGGCGTTTCACATCGACCCCGATGTGCTGTGCTCATTGCCACAACGGTTGCGTGAATCACAAGCAGTTTTCGGGCGCACGGGAGGATTGCACGCTGCTGCTGCATTCGATGCTGCTGGGCAGATGTTGGTGTTGCGGGAGGACATTGGCCGCCATAATGCCGTCGATAAAGTGATCGGATGGGCGCTGCTGAACGATCGAATCCCGCTGAGCCATTTCGTGCTGATGGTTAGTGGGCGCGGCGGATTTGAAATTTCCCAGAAAGCACTTGCGGCCGGCATTCCCGTTTTGGCCTCAGTATCAGCGCCGTCGAGCCTTGCCGTGCAGATTGCCCGGGAGTTCGGAATGACGATGATCGGATTTTTGCGAGGGCGGCGATTTGTGGTGTACTCGGCGCCTTTGCGGGTGAGCGGGAAAGGCGAACACGAAGGTCACGAGGGATAA
- a CDS encoding fibronectin type III domain-containing protein codes for MFIRFSIPKCLSLFFSLFLIIGTAAFAQTNQNPNDTDTAQAPARVNITQGPTIQYADDQFAVITWTTDQPFASRVFYGKDPSNLNQISEDTKSLSLRHQINLRNLQPSTTYYFRIDTGQGTAAVNSSDGVDGFQTTALGANPIRNQQPFKGSLQPKPNPATGQTAQAANFGNIIVTRGPSIQYLDDTTAVISWTTNVPASNTLYYGTDRDNLLYTGGDFKDSTEHRIHLSNLKPRTRYYFQLDEPSSQPIASFTTVFAGAQPLYDQHPETISSGTAQNSGPQLTRREHSGQNELPEGTEISASLETALSTKTSTPGQRFTAAVTQPVRDFNDQIVIPVGARINGQVTESEEGKTLPSMRGRGKLNLRFDSVALPNGSTIPISATLLSVNQTGGNGSVNSEGEVQSNTNASTTAKGAAVGAGIGTIAGLIFGGPFKGLAIGAIAGGGYILATKGKDVELPADTELKIRLDQPVSLAQLTGRR; via the coding sequence TTGTTTATCAGGTTTTCGATTCCCAAATGCTTGAGCCTGTTCTTTTCGCTATTCCTCATCATCGGCACCGCCGCCTTCGCGCAAACGAATCAAAATCCAAATGACACTGATACCGCGCAGGCTCCTGCAAGAGTAAACATCACGCAAGGGCCGACGATCCAGTATGCGGACGACCAATTCGCCGTGATTACCTGGACGACCGATCAGCCGTTTGCGAGCCGCGTGTTCTATGGCAAGGATCCGAGCAATCTGAATCAGATTTCGGAAGATACGAAATCCCTCAGCCTGCGGCATCAGATCAATCTGCGCAATCTGCAGCCGAGCACAACCTACTACTTCCGCATTGACACTGGGCAGGGCACGGCTGCAGTGAATTCCTCGGATGGTGTAGACGGATTCCAGACCACGGCGCTGGGCGCAAATCCAATTCGTAACCAGCAGCCATTCAAGGGCTCGCTGCAGCCAAAACCGAATCCCGCAACTGGACAGACGGCCCAGGCGGCGAATTTCGGAAACATCATCGTGACGCGTGGACCATCGATCCAGTATCTGGATGACACCACTGCCGTGATCTCCTGGACGACGAATGTACCGGCGAGCAACACACTTTATTACGGCACCGATCGCGACAATCTTCTCTACACCGGCGGCGATTTCAAGGACTCAACCGAGCATCGCATTCACCTCTCGAATCTGAAGCCGCGAACGCGTTACTACTTTCAGCTCGACGAACCCTCCTCACAGCCGATTGCCAGCTTCACCACGGTATTTGCCGGCGCGCAGCCGCTCTATGATCAGCATCCGGAGACAATCTCGTCGGGAACGGCGCAAAATTCGGGACCGCAGCTCACCCGGCGCGAGCACTCTGGCCAGAACGAACTTCCAGAAGGAACCGAGATCAGTGCCAGTTTGGAAACAGCGCTGTCGACAAAAACCTCAACTCCCGGCCAGCGCTTCACTGCCGCGGTTACGCAACCGGTCCGCGACTTCAACGACCAGATCGTGATCCCGGTAGGCGCGCGCATCAATGGTCAGGTGACCGAGTCGGAGGAAGGCAAAACGCTGCCTTCCATGCGCGGACGCGGCAAGCTCAATCTCCGCTTCGACAGCGTTGCTCTCCCGAATGGAAGTACGATTCCCATTTCGGCAACACTGCTCTCCGTGAATCAGACGGGAGGCAATGGTTCCGTAAATTCCGAAGGCGAAGTGCAGTCGAATACGAATGCCTCGACAACGGCCAAAGGCGCAGCCGTAGGAGCCGGAATAGGCACAATTGCCGGATTAATCTTCGGCGGTCCGTTCAAAGGGCTTGCGATCGGAGCGATTGCAGGAGGCGGCTACATCCTCGCGACCAAGGGCAAAGACGTTGAACTTCCAGCCGATACAGAGCTGAAAATCCGCCTGGATCAACCAGTTTCGCTGGCGCAACTAACAGGGCGGCGATAA
- a CDS encoding DinB family protein, producing the protein MNNSPVQQHLLNLLSFKGAHIDFEGAIRGLAPELRGKKIKGAPHTIWQLMEHMRIAQWDILEFSRDDKHVSPEFPDGYWPDSAAPSSDAAWKKSVAAFRRDLDAMKQLVAEADEQQLYARIPHGDGQTLLREALLVADHNAYHLGQLVFLRKMLEGRR; encoded by the coding sequence ATGAACAACTCGCCTGTGCAACAGCACCTACTTAACCTGCTCAGCTTCAAAGGCGCACACATTGATTTCGAGGGCGCCATTCGCGGACTCGCGCCTGAGCTGCGCGGCAAGAAGATCAAAGGCGCGCCTCACACAATCTGGCAGCTTATGGAGCACATGCGCATCGCGCAATGGGACATTCTCGAATTCAGCCGAGACGACAAGCACGTCTCGCCGGAGTTTCCCGACGGCTACTGGCCGGATTCTGCCGCACCTTCGAGCGATGCAGCATGGAAGAAGAGCGTGGCTGCGTTTCGTCGGGACTTGGATGCCATGAAGCAGCTTGTGGCCGAAGCCGATGAGCAGCAGCTTTACGCGCGCATTCCCCACGGTGATGGTCAGACTCTGCTGCGAGAGGCGTTACTCGTGGCCGATCACAACGCCTATCACCTGGGCCAGCTTGTGTTCTTGCGGAAGATGTTGGAAGGAAGGCGGTAG
- the thrS gene encoding threonine--tRNA ligase: MSDVAQATQTIKITLPDGSSREAPRGTTAYEVAKAISPRLADAALVAKVNGKLVDLNRPIEEDAEVRILTEKDPEALEVFRHSSAHLLATAVTELFPETKLGHGPPTESGFFYDFYRPTPFSADDLQRIEQRMEEVVKRDEKFVREYVPRDQAIKQYEAENDWMKVHFIQKHTEGENQVSFYRNGKFVDFCRGPHIPSTGRIKAFKLTTLAGAYWLNDEKNPQLQRIYGTSFYSKKDLEQYLNAIEEAKKRDHRVIGQQLDLFSIQELAGPGLIFWHPKGGIIRKEMEDWMRAEYLKRGYSLVFTPHVMRVDLWKTSGHAGYYAQNMFTPMELDDAEYQLKPMNCPGHILIYQNTLRSYRDLPVRLGELGTVYRYERSGVMHGLLRVRGFTQDDAHIFCTPEQIEDEIVGCIDFALAVLNAYGFDKYEVELSIWDPNDTGKYIGAKENWERAISSLEKAMQRRGIKYKTIPGEAAFYGPKIDVKLVDAIGRLWQLSTVQFDFTLPERFKLEYVAEDGSRKQPLMVHRALYGSIERFFGVLIEHYAGNFPVWLSPVQVVMVPISERHAAYAEQVAEKLKAAGVRVHVDARNEKMNAKIREHTMQKVPFLLVVGDKEAEAGEVSVRVRGKGDEGKAKVDAFVSRIRRLIETRASALD; encoded by the coding sequence ATGTCCGACGTTGCTCAAGCCACTCAAACCATCAAAATTACTCTGCCCGACGGATCTTCGCGCGAAGCGCCACGCGGTACTACGGCCTATGAGGTAGCCAAGGCCATCTCGCCGCGCCTGGCAGATGCCGCGCTCGTCGCCAAAGTGAATGGAAAGCTTGTCGATCTGAATCGACCGATCGAAGAAGATGCCGAAGTTCGCATTCTTACCGAGAAAGATCCCGAGGCGCTCGAAGTTTTTCGCCACTCTTCCGCACATTTGTTAGCAACTGCGGTAACGGAGTTGTTCCCGGAGACCAAACTGGGACATGGTCCGCCAACCGAATCGGGTTTTTTCTATGACTTCTATCGTCCGACGCCTTTTTCGGCTGACGATCTGCAGCGCATCGAGCAGCGGATGGAAGAGGTCGTAAAGCGCGACGAGAAGTTCGTGCGCGAATACGTGCCTCGCGATCAGGCCATCAAGCAATACGAAGCTGAAAACGACTGGATGAAAGTTCATTTCATCCAGAAGCATACTGAGGGCGAGAACCAGGTTTCCTTTTATCGCAACGGCAAGTTCGTCGATTTCTGCCGCGGTCCGCACATTCCCAGTACGGGAAGAATCAAGGCATTCAAGCTCACCACCCTTGCCGGCGCGTACTGGCTAAACGACGAGAAGAATCCACAGCTTCAGCGCATCTATGGAACCTCGTTCTATTCAAAAAAAGATCTTGAGCAGTATCTCAATGCGATTGAAGAGGCGAAGAAGCGCGATCATCGTGTGATCGGTCAGCAGCTCGATCTGTTTTCAATTCAGGAACTCGCCGGCCCAGGTCTGATCTTCTGGCATCCCAAAGGCGGAATCATCCGCAAAGAGATGGAAGACTGGATGCGCGCCGAGTATCTGAAGCGGGGATATTCGCTTGTTTTCACTCCGCACGTGATGCGCGTCGATCTCTGGAAGACCAGTGGCCACGCCGGCTACTACGCGCAGAACATGTTCACGCCGATGGAACTGGACGATGCCGAGTACCAGTTGAAGCCGATGAACTGTCCGGGACACATCCTGATTTACCAGAACACGCTGCGCTCCTATCGCGATTTGCCGGTGCGCCTCGGAGAACTCGGGACTGTCTACCGCTACGAGCGTTCCGGCGTCATGCACGGACTGCTGCGCGTGCGGGGTTTTACCCAAGACGACGCGCATATCTTCTGCACGCCTGAGCAGATTGAAGACGAGATCGTCGGCTGCATCGATTTTGCACTCGCGGTTCTGAATGCATATGGCTTCGACAAATATGAAGTCGAGCTATCGATTTGGGATCCGAACGACACCGGCAAGTACATCGGTGCGAAGGAAAACTGGGAGCGCGCGATTTCGTCCCTGGAAAAAGCCATGCAGCGTCGCGGGATCAAGTACAAGACGATTCCTGGCGAAGCTGCGTTCTACGGCCCGAAGATCGACGTGAAGCTGGTCGATGCCATCGGACGCCTATGGCAGCTCTCAACCGTGCAGTTCGACTTCACGCTTCCCGAGCGTTTCAAACTGGAGTACGTCGCTGAGGACGGCTCGCGCAAGCAGCCGCTGATGGTTCATCGCGCTCTATACGGTTCGATCGAGCGCTTCTTCGGCGTGCTTATCGAGCACTATGCCGGCAACTTCCCTGTGTGGCTCTCGCCGGTGCAGGTGGTGATGGTTCCCATTTCTGAACGTCATGCTGCTTACGCAGAACAGGTTGCGGAGAAGCTCAAGGCGGCCGGCGTACGCGTCCATGTGGATGCCCGCAATGAAAAGATGAACGCCAAGATCCGCGAGCATACGATGCAAAAGGTTCCATTCCTTTTGGTGGTCGGCGACAAAGAAGCGGAGGCCGGCGAGGTCAGCGTTCGTGTACGCGGCAAAGGCGACGAGGGCAAAGCAAAAGTCGACGCATTCGTCTCGCGCATTCGCCGCTTGATCGAGACGCGAGCTTCAGCTCTGGATTAA
- a CDS encoding DUF4440 domain-containing protein translates to MAIVALLASSFCQMQDAGDGPLDPSLPEGVTVRDIISRFAAQEQVFKQAREHYTYRQIVRMQTISDTGFPDGEYDTTFDVTFNDQGERVVKQVSQPRDTLKRISVTPEDIDDMRNRMPFVLTTDEIPDYNIKYRGQQATSGTHAYVFDISPKAMEEGRRYFEGRIWVDANQYQIVKSSGKAVPDIYNKNGENLFPSFVTYRELVDGKYWFPSYTKSDDYLHFSTESVHVIETVDYVNYHRFGSESRIIFNGQEVPGAQDQASSQAPTSQPQNRTQQPYPPAGTPAPQQQQSNAQQPPQRVPAANQQRTQNSAQAPQSPPPQPVQYVQQTLMTLEGEISDAINRRDVAILQRILTDDYKLISANGDSEDKFALLDDIHQNRAGTFGQPENLRVQVNGDRATVTGERVESIPTGGNRMQSARVRFTDTFIRRAGEWVLMQTKEAAAR, encoded by the coding sequence TTGGCAATCGTTGCTCTACTGGCGTCGAGCTTTTGCCAAATGCAGGATGCGGGTGATGGCCCGCTCGACCCTTCGCTGCCCGAGGGGGTCACAGTTCGTGACATCATCAGTCGTTTTGCCGCTCAAGAACAGGTCTTTAAACAGGCACGCGAGCACTACACCTATCGCCAGATCGTCAGGATGCAAACCATCAGCGACACAGGTTTCCCCGACGGCGAATACGACACCACCTTCGATGTAACTTTCAACGACCAGGGCGAGCGCGTCGTAAAACAGGTCTCACAGCCGCGAGACACGCTGAAGAGAATCAGCGTCACGCCTGAAGACATCGACGATATGCGCAACCGCATGCCGTTTGTGCTCACCACGGACGAGATTCCCGACTACAACATCAAATATCGCGGCCAACAGGCGACCAGCGGAACGCATGCCTACGTCTTCGATATTTCCCCTAAAGCCATGGAGGAAGGCCGCCGCTACTTTGAGGGCCGCATCTGGGTGGACGCGAATCAGTATCAGATCGTGAAGAGCTCAGGCAAAGCTGTGCCTGACATTTACAACAAGAACGGAGAGAACCTGTTTCCCAGCTTCGTTACTTATCGCGAACTGGTGGACGGGAAATATTGGTTTCCTTCCTACACAAAGTCAGACGATTATCTCCACTTCAGTACCGAATCGGTACACGTGATTGAGACCGTCGATTACGTTAACTACCACCGTTTTGGCTCCGAGTCGCGCATCATCTTTAATGGACAAGAAGTCCCTGGAGCACAGGATCAAGCATCCTCACAGGCGCCAACATCGCAGCCGCAGAATCGAACCCAGCAGCCATATCCGCCGGCCGGTACACCCGCACCCCAGCAGCAGCAGAGTAATGCTCAACAGCCGCCTCAAAGAGTCCCAGCCGCAAACCAGCAGCGGACACAAAACAGCGCGCAGGCGCCGCAAAGTCCGCCTCCGCAGCCGGTGCAATACGTCCAGCAAACGCTCATGACGCTGGAGGGAGAAATTTCCGACGCGATCAACCGTCGCGATGTGGCCATCCTGCAGCGCATTTTGACCGATGACTACAAGCTCATCAGCGCCAATGGAGATTCCGAAGACAAGTTTGCATTGCTGGATGATATCCATCAGAACCGCGCCGGAACGTTCGGTCAGCCGGAGAACCTGCGAGTTCAAGTGAACGGCGATCGCGCCACCGTCACCGGTGAACGCGTCGAATCAATTCCAACCGGCGGCAACCGCATGCAGAGCGCGCGCGTGCGGTTCACCGACACGTTTATTCGTCGCGCGGGCGAGTGGGTTCTCATGCAAACCAAAGAAGCGGCGGCACGATAA
- a CDS encoding type II toxin-antitoxin system PemK/MazF family toxin: MIQRGEIWWASLGEPAGSGPGFRRPVLVVQSDSFNASRIQTVVVVAITSNLRLAAAPGNVLGSPKDTGLPRKSTINVSQVITIDKGLLRTRIGILPPALFRRVEDGLRLALSL, encoded by the coding sequence GTGATTCAGCGCGGCGAGATTTGGTGGGCCTCACTTGGAGAGCCTGCAGGGTCAGGGCCTGGATTCCGACGTCCGGTTCTGGTAGTGCAGTCCGACAGCTTCAATGCGAGTCGGATTCAAACCGTTGTCGTGGTCGCCATTACTTCAAACCTGCGGCTGGCGGCGGCCCCTGGGAATGTCCTCGGCTCGCCCAAAGATACAGGGCTTCCAAGGAAATCGACCATCAACGTCTCGCAGGTAATCACCATAGATAAAGGCTTGTTGCGCACTCGAATCGGAATCCTCCCGCCTGCTCTTTTCAGGCGGGTAGAGGACGGACTGCGCTTGGCGTTGTCACTCTGA